ATTAACTGTAAATAATCTATTACAATCAGGCCCAGTCCTTTTTCCATATGCAAGCGCCGGGCTTTGGCCCTTAACTGGCGCACCGTAAGTATACCGGAGTCATCAATAAAAATCGGCAGCTTGGCTATTTCCCGCGCTTTTTGGGTAAGCTTGCCCCAATCCTCATCGTGAATGAAGCCGGTGCGTATTTTATGCTGATCAACCATGGCCTCAGCGCAAAGCATACGCTGCACCAGCTGTTCCTTGGACATTTCCATACTAAATACGGCCACCGGCATATTTATATTTTCTGCGGCATGATAAGCAATACACATACCAAAACTGGTTTTACCCATCGAAGGGCGGCCGGCTACAATTACCAGATCACCCGGCTGTAACCCCTGGCAAATACGATCTAAATCTGCAAAACCTGTGGGCACCCCGCTTATCTCACCTTTATGTTTAGACAAATGCTCCAGGTGTTTAAAGGTGTCCATCAATATATCCTTGATTTCGGTAAAAAGTGCCGAGGTACGCCGCGAGCCCAGCTCCATCAGCATTTTTTCGGCTTCTTCCATCAACCTTTCCGCATCTTCACTGCCTTCATAGCCCATACCGGCAATGCGGGTGGCCAAGTTGATTAAATTGCGCAGCAATGCCTTCTCTTCTATAATGCGAGCGTAGTGTTCGGCATTGGCGGCAGTAGGAGAAATATTACTTAGAGTAGCCACATAAGTGGTACCGCCGACCTTTTCCAAGGCACCGGTACGGCGCAGCTGGTCAGTGACTGTCACCAGGTCGACGGCATGTCCGTTTTCCTCTAAATCAAGGACAGTTTTAAAAATAACCTTGTGCGCTTCCATATAAAAATCTTCCGGCTGCAGAAAGCGCGTAACAATTGCAATGGCACTGTTGTCCAAAAACAGCGCACCCAATACCGATTGCTCGGCATCTATATTATGGGGGGGTACTTTTTCCCACATAGCATCATCACCTATAATCGCTAATCAATTAGCCATTTTATTACCTATAGAAAATACTTCAGTAATAATTTCTTCCAATGTTTGCACGGTTACAACCTTAACCCCCCTGACATCTGCAGGTATATCCTTTTCATTCTCCTTGGGTATAAATACGGTATCTATACCACATTGCTTGGCACCGTAAATTTTTTCCGGCACCCCGCCAACAGCCCTGATCATACCCTGTATGGAAAGCTCTCCGGTAACGGCAATATTCTGAGGAA
This genomic interval from Desulfoscipio sp. XC116 contains the following:
- the dnaB gene encoding replicative DNA helicase; this translates as MWEKVPPHNIDAEQSVLGALFLDNSAIAIVTRFLQPEDFYMEAHKVIFKTVLDLEENGHAVDLVTVTDQLRRTGALEKVGGTTYVATLSNISPTAANAEHYARIIEEKALLRNLINLATRIAGMGYEGSEDAERLMEEAEKMLMELGSRRTSALFTEIKDILMDTFKHLEHLSKHKGEISGVPTGFADLDRICQGLQPGDLVIVAGRPSMGKTSFGMCIAYHAAENINMPVAVFSMEMSKEQLVQRMLCAEAMVDQHKIRTGFIHDEDWGKLTQKAREIAKLPIFIDDSGILTVRQLRAKARRLHMEKGLGLIVIDYLQLMQGSGRTENRQQEIANISRSLKALAKELGVPIMALAQLSRSVEQRQDKKPIMSDLRESGSLEQDADVVMFIYRDEYYNPDTEKVGIADIIVAKQRNGPTGVVELAFLKEYTKFMNLAKRSQE